The DNA window GCAGTCTGCCATCGCTGTGCCGTGGAGGTCGGCCAGCAGGATGGTTCTGTTGTCGGAGGTTGGCATTGGATGCAGAACGCTCGAGATCCGGACGTTTTGAGTCTTGACGGCCGGAGTCAGCCCGAGAGCCTGGACGTGGTCGCACAGGAGGCTCATTTGTAGCACTTGTCGGGCGTTCGCCGGGAGTAGCATCGGCGCCAGTATCCATGGCGGCAGGAATGGTGTCCACCGTAGACTCGGTTTGAGATGTAGACGCAGCCTTCTCTGTCTCCTTCGCTGGCACATCGGCCATCTTcgcatcctcgatctcaccatcctccacctccaccctATTTTTTGATGCGGCACCCTCGGAGCTGAAATTCGAAGAGTTAGCGGATTGTGCCCGTTAATAGTCCCGAGTGGTCCTGTGCGAAAAGCTTACCCATGAGCCCCAGAAGGAGGCTTGAATTCGGTTGCATCAGCATTGAGCGGAGTTGGCGTGGCTGAGTGTGGTCGCGGAGTCCCAGACTTATCGGCGGTAGAACCTGCCTTGCCCTGGCCAGCACCGGCCTGGGCCTGGACAAGATTGAACTCCTGTGGAAGcatccacttcttctcccgccGGTTGAGATCACCGATCAGCGAAGCAGCGGGGATCTTGACGTCGTCGCGTTCATCGGTCTTGCTCAGGGTATTGACGGCGGTCAGCATGTCACGACCGATCCAGTTGACGGCAGGGAAATGTTGCACAACGGCCTTGAGAACGCTAATGGCGTTCCGGATGTGCATGTACTCGCCCCCGTTAAGACAGGTCTTGAGTGCGTTGGCGAGCAGACGATGCCACTTGTAGAGGAGGCGGCGGAAGTCTTCAAACTCCAAGAACTTGACAGGCGTGCCTTCGGGGTCAACGTTCTTTGCAAATCCGGGGAGGTCCCTCTTGGCGCCGAATGCTTCTTTCTCGTAGACGGCTTTGTCAGCGTGCCATCGGCTAAGATCACGCAAGATTTCGTTCAGGAATCGGCCCAAATTGTCTGCTTCCTTTGAGGTGCACAAAAAGATAAGAGCCGTGAGTCGCTGGTCGCGGAAAAGCTGATCCAGCAAGCCGACGGTTCGGAAGTTCGGAGTCCCCGAACCATGCAGGAACTTTAGCATCTTGAAGCAGAAAAACGCATCAAGCGGCGACAGAAGCAGTCGGGGGAGGAGACACTGCTCGAGTAAAGCGACATTGAGAGCATCGTGCTTCAGACGCATGCCAGCGAACCAACGGtctttctccttctgcaATCTGGTTCGAGTCTGTCCATATGCCTTCAAATGGCTCTTGTTCTCTTCGAGGATACGATCTTGCAGCTGGGTGATCTGCCGCTTTTCTCTATCCTTCCGCTGCGTGCCAGCCAAGCTGAGGTCGGACCGATCGTTGTTGATCAGGACGACTCGGCGTTTCTGTCGATCGATCTCGTCTTCATACGATTTTTGAGGAACATGCACATCGTAGAGAGAAAGCTGCCAGAAGGTCGCGTAGAACTGCACGCCTACTACGTCCCACGTCTCCGAGGGCAGGGCAGACTTGACATCATCCATCAGTTCTTGCATCACAGGATTTTCAGCCAGTGGCTCGACGGTGACCAGAGGAGCAGGGTTGGAATCATTGCCCTCAGTGGCATCAGTAGTGCCCCTTTCTTCCTTATCGACATCCATGGCGTTCTCCGTAGTAGCTTCTTCTGTCTTGACAGACGCCACGCCATCCTCAGCGGTGTCCATTTTATCCTCATCGGCAGGCTTCGAAGTGGTGGTTGCATCACCAACAGCTTGTTTGGTGGCAGCTTCTGTTTCCTGCTTTGAACGTTCGATATCGGTTATCTTTTTGGACACACTGACTCGCCGAATCCAGAAGGCGATTTCGGGTTGGATACCGAAGTCCTTGATGAGAGCAGAAAAATCCGGCACGAAGGAATCGAATTCCTCAACCGACAGAttgctgcgaagaaggtcCAAGTATTGGGTGAGGATGCGATGAATCTCGTCGAAGATGTTGCCCAACAACTTGAGCTCCGAGGTTGACTCGTTATAAACACAGGTCAGTCGCTCCTGTGCGATTGCAACCAATACCTGGCCTGCAAGCCGAGTCTGGGTCAGGGACTTTAACAGACGCCGAGAGGTGATCTTGGATTCGTGGCGCTTGTCCAGCAGTTGCAAAATGGTCTGTGATTGAAGAACGTCTCCACCGGCCAtggcctggatctgggcatCGTTAAAGTTGGTGTCAGTGATAATACCAGCCATAGAGCTGATCATCTGCTCCAAAATAATGAGGTCGGTGGAATTATTTTGTCGCAGCTGTTCCACAACATACTGCAGAACAGGTGCGGGATCCATCACAGAGTACCGCTTGAAAGTTCGACCCGCAAAGGTAGACAAGGCGTTAAGCCATCGACTAGCCAGCAATCCGCCTTCCTGCACACGACTCCGTCCCTTTTGGCCGAGTGAATTGATGAGCGACCACGTCAGGATATCGTAGCCAAGATTGGTGAAGTAGCGAGCACACTCGACAACAACTTCAATCAAGTTCTCGTAGGACTCGATCTGACTGATGGCGACATTGATGACGATTCCCGGGTTCGCATAGGCTATCTTGGCCAGTGCGCGAGCCATTGGTTTAATGTTGGTCTTGCTGAGTCGCTTGAGGACGTCCTTTGTCTCAGCTCTGGCCAGATCAAACGCCGATTTGATGTCCGGGAGCCGCGAAGTCTGTCCCTGATACCACTCGGCGTACATATTGTACCGAACTTCGCGAGGGTAGAAGCTGAGAAGGTCAAACACCTCGTTGACCACACCAGGGTTTGCCTCGGTTAAGCTGACAGCGGGCAATAGCAGACGCTTCAAGAGATCTCGCCACCGGGTCCTGTTCTTGTCCGATCCATCCTTGGCTAAGCTGTCCTTGCCAATTCGCGCAAGTTTCGTGAGCAGGCTTGCGTCATGTCCGATTTTGTGGCCGGACAAATTGAGGAAAGAGGAGCAAAGAGCAAAGACATCATCGACGGACTGACAGATGGGGATATTGTCCGCCCAATCGTCCCAGTAGAAGCGGTAATCGGTGGCATCGTTTGCGTCTTCTTTGTCCAGTTGGGCCCAGCGCAgggttcttcttgccggtgGAGACGTAAGGCGGAGCTGTCCTTTGGCCACTCCACTTTGGTCCGGATTCaggatctgctgctgttgggAGAAGTCATCTGAAGATGACAAGGGGCGTAGTGGAGTGTAAACTTTGCTGAGGGAGTGATGGAGGATGCGATGAATGAAACCAGGTATTTCAGGGTAAAGGTCCAAGAGCCAGGGAAACTTGCTCATGACGAACAAGGATTCGGGGATGGCACCGATGACGAGAAGGCTTTTGAGCAACAACACTTTCTGATCCTTGGGATCTGGGAGATCATCCCCCGCCTTGGTCGCAGCCGTTTTCTCGGATTCCTGGTCTTTTAATGGAGTTGCCCGTGAGTCCGATTCGCGCATGCGAGGCGTGGGGAGAGTGTCGTCCGATAGGGCACCAGCTGTCATCAAGGCGTTTATACCACCTCCTGGCCGAGCCGCtcgttctctctctgccttctcctccatcttctcggTTTTCAAAGAATCCATCGAATCATCAGGTCTCCAGAGATGGGCATAAAGATCACGAAGAGAAATGAAGCCCACCTTGATGAGCAAAGCTGCCAGATAGATGAGGTTGTCCGGAAGAACGTCAGATTTAGAACGAGCAGAAGAGGAGTAGAATCGAAGCTTGAATCCGAGAAGCTGTGCCGCGACTCGGTTGCCCTTCGGTGGCAGCGTCCCCGTCTCCTCAATCCATGCTTTCGTCGCGTCTTCCCCCTCAGGTAGGCCGGTGGTTTGAGGGAGCGCCTTTTTCAACTCATCTTCTGAAAGTGGTTTGCGGCCGATTTCGAAGAAGGCCCGAATCCCGACCCCACGCACTCGGTCCCAGAATTCTCGGTCTCGTTGTTTGTTGGATCGCACAATTGCTGTTCGGTCTTCCTCGGTAGTTACCCAGCCACCAGACCCGGGGAGAGCCCAGTTCGGTAGACCTGTGCCACGACGGCTTTCGGCACTATGGTATGTCTCTTCAGTCGGCCACCAGGAGCTAGCCCGTAGTAGCTTGACAAAAAAACGGTACTGTTTGACAAGGACCGCAGCGAAAACATCCAAAGTCACGTCGAGAACACGCCCAACATCCATGTCAAACGCACCGATCATAGCCTTGACACGTTCGAATGTGTCTTCGACCACATCGCTCGAAGGAGGCTCGTTGTTGCTTGTGGTGAAGAGCTCCGTCAGGAGCTTGGAGTATCCTTCCGATTCCTCGCGCAGCAAGTTGTAATTGGACTGTCGGTAAAGCAAATTCGTTTGCTTGCGAATTCCCATGCGCGCGAAGGTTTCGCGGACCAATCCCAACGACTGTAGCAAGGGCGTATCCAGCTGGAGACGCATCAGAGATGGAGAGATTCCAGTCGCAAACACGAGAGGCTTGAGGGCCGGATTTGACGTGTCCGCATCTGTCATGATGGAAAGGGTATCGAGGAATAACGAGCGCGGATCCAGGCCAGTCTTATCACCTTCCATGTCAACATTTTGAAATACCTCCTCTCCACCTATGATTTCCTTCACGGCTGTCCCCGCATCGAATGGAGACAGACGGCCATATATCGCGGACCGGAGAAGCTCCTGGTAAACCGATGCCAGCCGcgccagatcctgctgtACGCGGGCCGCGGTGCCCTCATCCACGACCTTCTGTTTGCCTGTCGATGTCCATTCCTCCACAATATTATCCATCACAAATTCGTAAGCGTagggaggaggcggagcGGAGGGTTGGCGCGAGGCAGGAGTGACGGGCGCAGGAGACGGAGTCGGCTGCGGTGCTACCGAATCGCCATTCGCTCGCGGTATCTGGGTAGAGTCTTTCGACGTAGTCACAGGGGGATGAGACATGGGACCGGGCTCGATATGCTGCGAGCTAGAAAAACTCTGACTATCGTGAGAGCCACGACGCGAGCCTGGCCGGCCACCTCCGCGGGACGAACGTCGATGAGAGTTGTCGCGAGGTTCGGAACCGTCTCTTGATGGGCTAGATTGTGCACCGCCGGGGTTGGCAAGGTGGTGGGCCATGTTGAGCGAGCCAGGACGATGGGGCGAGGGTCTCGGGCTATCGTTGCCTGTGGAATCATTGGACCATGAACGCTCGCCGCGCTTTCTCTTGCCACTGTGCCCgggcgccatggcggatgGAGAGCAGCCGGGTTAGGCGCGAGGCGGAGACGGTGGGTTGCGATGCCCGGAGGATGCAGCTCATGGGGTGGTTGAATCTGCAAGGACGTAGACAGAACGATTAGCGATTGTGGACAGGATAGGAGAGGGCGTTAGGTCGGAAATTGGGAGCAGGATTGAAACATACCAACGAGAGGGCTGCATGgagacgaaggagaagggggaggtggtgatgggcGAGAGGAACGGGCGCAGGGTGGAAGGATGAAAGACCTAAGACGGCAAGGCGAGCTCGTAGGGTCGCCGAGTGCTGCCTGAGGTGTCGAGCGTGCGGCATTCAAGACACAATGAGAATGAACTGTATTGATCAATTGTTACAATTTGATCAATAAGTGTTTGTTTTTATTCACACTCTGAAATTAATTTAAAGCGTATTCAATAAGTAACAATTATTAGAGATCTACGGCACGTTGCATAGTTCTGCTTTGCGACATACACTCTATACTGGGTAGGTCCATAATTTACTTCCCAAGATATATAATACCGTAACATGAATAAAGATTGTTTGATATACATAGGAAGTAGACGTATTGGGCGGCATTTTCTGGCTTTACAGGAAACACAAGCCTTAGTCCTCTCTTCGGAAACCATGAATTAGCCCGTGGAGCCATTTCAGATTTATTATTCGGGATGGCGTCTGGAGTCCAGAGGAGAAGCACGTATTGGTTTTTGGCCGACGCCGGGATGGAGCGTTTAAGAGAGAGACGCAGCTGAGAATTAGACAGTGCTTTCCAAACTTTCCAATTCAGCGCAGAGAACCACTCCTTGGATGAGTCTACAACGAAAATTAAGTACAAATCCCCGTTTCCTTCTCTGCTTGTATTCCCTCGACAGATTCCTCGGATTGCTTGTCCGGTCGACCGTTTTGTGCATATTCAGACAGAACTTGTTTGGGGATGACcacatcttcgtcgccatTGAAATACTCCGTCTCTTTGATTTGAAAGGCTGCAATGTATGCAAATATAAGCACACCACTTGCATAAAATGTTAAAATAACGGCGGCTTCTTTTATGTATGGGACTTGGGTCGAATCCACCCCGAAGCAAATCGCCTCTCCAGCGCCAAGGAAACCGCGGAAAACGCCCTGTAAATCATCGAGGATTAGTAAATTTGTAGCCTATCCTCAATTGAATTATTGAGAGGAGCATTTACCGCATAGTTAGCCGACTTCTTAGGCGAATTGGTCAGTGCTCCCAAAAAGTACAAGACTATGTACTGCCACAGCGAGCCAGTGACCCAGTTCAGAACAAATAGAACCAAAATTGGCCAAAATCCTGAATCCGTCCAATCCAGGCCACTTTCGGGAGGACTCTGACGATTGTAGTTTCTAACTCGAATGATCTCCCAGATCCAGGCAGCAATGAGAGGAATGCCAACCATGCCCAAGCCAAAAAAGGCTCGGTTGCGTCGCTTCCAGTTCTTGTTATCGAGGACCTTCTGTAATAGGATACCGCAGGGGATTTGCACGACGACAGCGACAAAAGACAACAGGCATCGGGTGCGTAGGTTATTGCGGTAGGCATTTACCGAGCCACCATATACAAGGAAACACTCGGCGGGAAGAAAAGCGGGCACCTGGATGAGTCTCAGCTTTATGAAACGATGCTTGCATCATTGATTAAGAGTGCCCACCATTATTAATAGCCTCCAGTCCCGGAAAATTTCCAGATTTGCTTTGAGTTCGTCAACAAACCCTCGAGACTTGATCATGGCCACTTGTGTACCATCATCTCGGATGACACGAGAAGGAGGCATCAACAGTAACGCAGCGCAAGCTCCAATGCCCATGATTACCATGAAGGCAATGTAAACGGCTGAGGGAACACCAGTAGTCTCATTCTGTTATAGACGTGTCAAATCTCTACCTCGAGTTCGAAGCAGGCCTGCGTGACAGGACTCACCGAATTCCTATTGATAAGCAAGGGGATAATCCCACCAATTATCGATCCCACTGCCTGTAGATTCACAGACATGGTGATAAACGATCCTCGGTCTCGTTCTTCTGAATAGGACATCGCAATCGCCCCCATTGTCACGTATATGAGACCTGCGGAAATTCCATCGGCCACGCCGCCGAATATGGGAAAGCCACTTTTGCCTGTATGGTCGAAGTACATCAGACTGCCGACGTAGATAATATATCCGATAACTCCTAGGCAGGCTGTGATAGCCGGGCCCACGGTATTCAGGATAGATCCTCCGAAGGATGCAGAAAAGAACCACACCGTGCATAAGGTCGCGTTGACCACTTGAACCGTTTGAGCTGAATTAGGCCTGCCACCTCCTGCGCCGAGAAGATTCAAAGCAACATAGAGACCGGCTGTGACCCCGACAAGGCTGCCCATGAGAACACTGGTTCAACAATCATCAGCTTAGTCCAAACAAAGAGACAAGGGAGAACAAGGTGATGTCAGCAACGGGGACCTACTTTTGCCAGTAAGGAGAATTGAGTCGCAACTCTGGTAGAAAAGGTAGCTTCATGCTCCTTTCGTAATAACGAACCATCGTCGAGGGAATGTCCTTGTTGCTTTGATTGCGCTTTTGTTGTTTACTTGATAGCAGCACTGCGATCGATCTAGTCAACAGAGGCACCTCAGGGGTCAAATATATATACGAAGATGCCCCAATAGATTACGCCACGACTCAATCACCGGGAGAACACAAATCATGTCTCATATACTACAACGTAACTCAATGAGCATGTTGATAAGTAGCTTAAGCTAGAGTGGGGAATGTAGATCCGGGAGGTTGCGCTCATCTCCTATGACCCACCGCGCGATTTTCGTATCTGCGCGCACTGCCGTTATCTAACCCGTACCGGCCTTGTTAGTTGCgctcatctccgccgccaaacAATGCGGGGAAGGAAATAAGGGATTTATGATAGCATAATCTACTCGC is part of the Penicillium psychrofluorescens genome assembly, chromosome: 4 genome and encodes:
- a CDS encoding uncharacterized protein (ID:PFLUO_006112-T1.cds;~source:funannotate) — its product is MAPGHSGKRKRGERSWSNDSTGNDSPRPSPHRPGSLNMAHHLANPGGAQSSPSRDGSEPRDNSHRRSSRGGGRPGSRRGSHDSQSFSSSQHIEPGPMSHPPVTTSKDSTQIPRANGDSVAPQPTPSPAPVTPASRQPSAPPPPYAYEFVMDNIVEEWTSTGKQKVVDEGTAARVQQDLARLASVYQELLRSAIYGRLSPFDAGTAVKEIIGGEEVFQNVDMEGDKTGLDPRSLFLDTLSIMTDADTSNPALKPLVFATGISPSLMRLQLDTPLLQSLGLVRETFARMGIRKQTNLLYRQSNYNLLREESEGYSKLLTELFTTSNNEPPSSDVVEDTFERVKAMIGAFDMDVGRVLDVTLDVFAAVLVKQYRFFVKLLRASSWWPTEETYHSAESRRGTGLPNWALPGSGGWVTTEEDRTAIVRSNKQRDREFWDRVRGVGIRAFFEIGRKPLSEDELKKALPQTTGLPEGEDATKAWIEETGTLPPKGNRVAAQLLGFKLRFYSSSARSKSDVLPDNLIYLAALLIKVGFISLRDLYAHLWRPDDSMDSLKTEKMEEKAERERAARPGGGINALMTAGALSDDTLPTPRMRESDSRATPLKDQESEKTAATKAGDDLPDPKDQKVLLLKSLLVIGAIPESLFVMSKFPWLLDLYPEIPGFIHRILHHSLSKVYTPLRPLSSSDDFSQQQQILNPDQSGVAKGQLRLTSPPARRTLRWAQLDKEDANDATDYRFYWDDWADNIPICQSVDDVFALCSSFLNLSGHKIGHDASLLTKLARIGKDSLAKDGSDKNRTRWRDLLKRLLLPAVSLTEANPGVVNEVFDLLSFYPREVRYNMYAEWYQGQTSRLPDIKSAFDLARAETKDVLKRLSKTNIKPMARALAKIAYANPGIVINVAISQIESYENLIEVVVECARYFTNLGYDILTWSLINSLGQKGRSRVQEGGLLASRWLNALSTFAGRTFKRYSVMDPAPVLQYVVEQLRQNNSTDLIILEQMISSMAGIITDTNFNDAQIQAMAGGDVLQSQTILQLLDKRHESKITSRRLLKSLTQTRLAGQVLVAIAQERLTCVYNESTSELKLLGNIFDEIHRILTQYLDLLRSNLSVEEFDSFVPDFSALIKDFGIQPEIAFWIRRVSVSKKITDIERSKQETEAATKQAVGDATTTSKPADEDKMDTAEDGVASVKTEEATTENAMDVDKEERGTTDATEGNDSNPAPLVTVEPLAENPVMQELMDDVKSALPSETWDVVGVQFYATFWQLSLYDVHVPQKSYEDEIDRQKRRVVLINNDRSDLSLAGTQRKDREKRQITQLQDRILEENKSHLKAYGQTRTRLQKEKDRWFAGMRLKHDALNVALLEQCLLPRLLLSPLDAFFCFKMLKFLHGSGTPNFRTVGLLDQLFRDQRLTALIFLCTSKEADNLGRFLNEILRDLSRWHADKAVYEKEAFGAKRDLPGFAKNVDPEGTPVKFLEFEDFRRLLYKWHRLLANALKTCLNGGEYMHIRNAISVLKAVVQHFPAVNWIGRDMLTAVNTLSKTDERDDVKIPAASLIGDLNRREKKWMLPQEFNLVQAQAGAGQGKAGSTADKSGTPRPHSATPTPLNADATEFKPPSGAHGSEGAASKNRVEVEDGEIEDAKMADVPAKETEKAASTSQTESTVDTIPAAMDTGADATPGERPTSATNEPPVRPRPGSRADSGRQDSKRPDLERSASNANLRQQNHPAGRPPRHSDGRLPPRPELMDDRRDRHPDFGPGPRGRHGGGPDHGRPFDGPMGDPRGPVRLNERDRDFLMRPPLDEPMHGPGYRDGRLPRDPDWPAGRSGRLRPDAFHEPDLPPRGDLMAERLDRMGDGPRRGPGPGPGPSPQRSNLPNRPDRLPSRHEDFPRGPRSDRPPPESRAVALGLEGPRQVPESQPDIPSGPRGQNARGNARGRNVSGQQPPPSTPSNGPGAHSERPGRQPDTGRQGGRGGPEQSSAAPPSPTTDTSGIHPDRLKHIVQEPLSAPAPMAPPSGPRGGAGPSNQSIQRGPQGSGGDRRGDKRFAGINNMLQQQSGGPVDRTPSGPSPRGRGSRRESGSMNIPSPQSSNRPPMGAGPIEDDGSARSRASGGSRGGGDLIDDTGSETRRTGRTGDRERDRKREGGDNSNTNGGSNRRDDNRERPRDHERERNRRSEAGDSGAGREDKERDQDRPPAEPRESLRRVPSSREELRRRDRRDRDTGSADAGNSPAPSANNPHEQEGRLRPPSSGGAPRPPPPPPPPGGPPPPDENDRRRNAGGDRGSRSDNRDRERERRSERRERDHRDGASGPGHRKRGRPGADGGPGAGDGGWGMRTGSENKRPRRGG